In Legionella lytica, one genomic interval encodes:
- a CDS encoding carbon-nitrogen hydrolase family protein → MARVAVAQMVSSANVMENLLQAETLMAQAREQEAELILLPENLAFMGHKDVDKLQIGEVYGQGPIQEKISQLAKRFGLWVIAGTIPIKVNGSKVRASSLVYDSQGLCVTRYDKIHLFDVNVSAQESYQESATIERGHEFALVDTPIGKVGLTVCYDLRFPELYRELAIQGAQLFTVPSAFTAITGQAHWEVLLRARAIENLCYVLAANQGGQHENGRSTYGHSMIIDPWGRVLAEQEEGVGIVTAEIDLHGLHHLRKTFPTVDHHVLNLKGT, encoded by the coding sequence ATGGCTCGAGTTGCGGTGGCCCAAATGGTTTCTTCAGCAAATGTAATGGAGAATTTGTTGCAAGCTGAAACCTTGATGGCGCAAGCACGTGAACAGGAAGCAGAATTAATTTTATTACCTGAAAACTTGGCCTTCATGGGACATAAAGATGTAGACAAGTTGCAGATTGGTGAAGTCTATGGTCAAGGACCAATACAAGAGAAAATAAGCCAATTAGCAAAACGTTTTGGATTGTGGGTTATTGCCGGGACAATCCCTATAAAAGTGAATGGCTCTAAGGTTCGCGCGAGTAGTTTAGTCTATGATAGTCAAGGACTTTGTGTTACACGTTATGATAAAATTCATTTATTTGATGTAAACGTCTCCGCACAAGAGAGTTATCAAGAATCTGCCACTATAGAAAGAGGACATGAGTTTGCCCTTGTGGATACCCCTATAGGTAAGGTTGGATTAACAGTTTGTTATGATTTACGTTTTCCGGAACTGTATCGGGAATTAGCGATCCAGGGCGCGCAGTTGTTCACTGTTCCTTCAGCATTCACAGCAATAACGGGTCAGGCTCATTGGGAAGTTTTATTACGGGCAAGAGCGATTGAAAATCTGTGCTACGTATTGGCCGCCAATCAAGGAGGGCAACATGAAAATGGGCGCTCTACTTATGGTCACAGTATGATCATTGATCCTTGGGGAAGGGTATTGGCTGAGCAGGAAGAGGGTGTTGGAATAGTCACCGCAGAAATTGATTTGCATGGTCTGCATCATTTGCGCAAAACCTTTCCAACCGTGGACCATCACGTATTAAATTTAAAGGGTACTTAA
- a CDS encoding patatin-like phospholipase family protein: MSKNKQLKREKVSIICDENGQYVVQSEKHRGLVCSGGGAKGIAYMGMLKALQERGYLEQLTHVSGASAGAMTASLIAVGMSPEDMTKLVNELDIKKLLDVQGVGFRAKGDSFRNFLDVIYMMQIKKHLQDLPKPIPAHLEINYVQLSSKISLYEQALAEQGIEIKNVDDVIKLAQSVKSIQKMNVAMVSVPQQIIGQNSEELENPRITLGDLGVLRELLPDAEKHHIKNLSVAVTNQTKQELERYSEGTTPQQSIAQVVQWSGAHPVLFVPGKNAKGEFVADGGILDNMPEIEGLNREEVLCVKAEAAGAYEARVQKAERHLPEIVSAFKHALDSVITYAIGGQWLKATAALLNREKVFHHIDNMIYINTGDVTTTTTAPTEEQRKQAIKNGYEQTSAQLDKHRKIFSHPLLAVLYVGIDRLDQTMLDELHNPEVFHAAAYAKIITRLQEQIVHEISLGQYNHIQNYAKQIDYLLIDHDHLIGINEEQKEQVLALCYKQVNHLTDGKFLEHMAKVAAKELAAAQPGWGVRILSFLLKPIEWVLSLFKSSSLASDEKTTPEASNSVARYKQVLAEEDPAHYTEEDPDNYNDDSVIRASL; this comes from the coding sequence ATGTCTAAAAATAAGCAACTTAAACGAGAGAAAGTATCAATCATTTGTGATGAAAATGGCCAATATGTAGTCCAATCGGAAAAACATAGAGGTTTAGTATGCAGTGGTGGGGGGGCTAAAGGTATTGCGTATATGGGGATGCTCAAAGCGCTGCAAGAGCGTGGTTACCTTGAGCAATTAACTCATGTAAGCGGTGCTTCGGCAGGAGCGATGACCGCGAGCCTTATTGCTGTGGGTATGAGCCCAGAAGATATGACCAAGTTAGTTAACGAATTGGATATCAAGAAACTTCTTGATGTTCAAGGAGTAGGGTTTAGGGCTAAAGGAGACAGTTTCCGAAATTTCCTTGATGTGATTTACATGATGCAAATCAAAAAGCATTTGCAGGATTTGCCTAAGCCAATTCCGGCACACTTAGAAATAAATTACGTGCAATTGTCTAGTAAGATAAGTCTCTACGAGCAAGCTCTTGCTGAACAAGGTATAGAAATTAAGAATGTTGATGATGTGATCAAATTGGCACAATCGGTTAAGAGCATTCAAAAAATGAATGTGGCTATGGTTAGTGTGCCTCAACAAATTATAGGCCAAAATAGTGAGGAATTAGAAAATCCACGGATCACTTTAGGCGATCTTGGAGTGCTTCGTGAATTATTACCTGACGCAGAAAAGCATCACATTAAAAATTTATCAGTAGCTGTAACAAATCAAACAAAACAGGAATTAGAACGCTACAGTGAAGGCACTACGCCACAACAATCTATTGCTCAAGTCGTTCAATGGTCAGGAGCACACCCAGTTCTTTTTGTGCCAGGAAAAAATGCCAAGGGAGAGTTTGTTGCTGATGGAGGCATCTTAGATAATATGCCTGAAATTGAAGGCTTGAATCGAGAAGAGGTCTTATGTGTTAAAGCGGAGGCCGCGGGAGCCTATGAAGCTCGGGTTCAAAAAGCAGAGCGACATCTCCCAGAAATAGTGTCTGCATTTAAACACGCTTTAGATTCGGTAATTACTTATGCTATTGGTGGGCAATGGCTGAAAGCTACTGCTGCATTATTAAATCGTGAAAAAGTATTTCATCACATCGATAATATGATTTATATCAATACCGGTGATGTCACTACGACTACGACAGCTCCAACTGAAGAGCAAAGAAAGCAAGCCATTAAAAATGGATATGAGCAAACTTCAGCACAGCTTGATAAACATAGAAAAATATTTAGTCATCCTTTATTAGCAGTACTGTATGTCGGAATAGATCGATTAGATCAAACGATGCTCGATGAACTACATAATCCAGAGGTATTCCATGCGGCAGCCTATGCAAAAATCATTACCCGCTTGCAAGAGCAAATTGTGCATGAAATTAGCTTGGGCCAATACAATCATATACAGAATTATGCAAAGCAAATCGACTATCTGTTAATTGATCACGATCATCTAATCGGTATTAATGAAGAACAAAAAGAACAAGTACTTGCTTTATGTTATAAGCAAGTGAACCATCTTACTGATGGTAAATTCCTTGAGCATATGGCTAAGGTTGCAGCAAAAGAACTTGCAGCGGCTCAGCCTGGTTGGGGAGTCCGAATATTGAGTTTCCTTTTGAAACCTATAGAGTGGGTTCTCTCGCTGTTTAAATCGTCATCTCTTGCATCTGATGAAAAGACAACTCCAGAGGCATCTAATTCCGTAGCTCGCTATAAGCAGGTGCTGGCCGAGGAAGATCCAGCTCATTACACTGAGGAAGATCCAGATAATTACAATGATGATTCTGTAATCAGGGCATCTCTGTAA
- a CDS encoding Bax inhibitor-1/YccA family protein, with protein sequence MNRNDVTLIGQRRESALSSNKVLRNTYLLLSLTFLFSAFTAYLSMASGARPVNILVMLVGVYGLMFLTHALQNSVWGLVSVFAFTGFLGYTLGPILNLYMHNFSNGPQLIATALGGTGMIFFALSGYALTTKKDFSFLGGFLFVGMMVALLAMIAGIFIHIPALQLAISAAFILISSGLILLQTSAIIHDGETNYIAATVGLFVSIYNLFVSLLNILSAFSGRD encoded by the coding sequence ATGAACCGAAATGATGTTACCCTGATTGGCCAACGTAGGGAATCAGCACTGTCCAGCAATAAGGTGCTACGCAATACCTACCTTTTGCTTAGTTTAACGTTCTTATTTAGTGCGTTTACTGCCTATCTGTCCATGGCAAGCGGTGCACGCCCAGTAAACATCCTGGTGATGCTCGTTGGTGTTTATGGTTTAATGTTTTTAACCCATGCCTTACAAAATAGTGTTTGGGGTCTGGTGAGTGTTTTTGCTTTTACCGGCTTCCTGGGTTACACCTTAGGCCCAATATTGAATCTTTACATGCATAATTTTAGTAATGGACCTCAGTTAATCGCTACTGCGCTCGGTGGTACAGGTATGATTTTCTTTGCGCTTTCAGGTTATGCCCTAACCACGAAAAAAGATTTCAGCTTCTTAGGCGGATTCCTTTTTGTTGGTATGATGGTGGCTTTATTAGCAATGATCGCCGGAATATTTATTCATATCCCTGCGCTGCAATTGGCTATTTCAGCTGCATTTATCCTGATTTCTTCTGGCCTTATTTTGTTACAAACAAGTGCCATAATCCATGATGGTGAAACAAACTATATCGCAGCAACTGTAGGGCTTTTTGTATCAATCTATAATTTGTTCGTGAGCCTGCTCAATATACTAAGCGCATTTTCAGGCCGCGACTAA
- a CDS encoding methyl-accepting chemotaxis protein yields MNANKGGFVISIRARLFIGFMALGLPLLFLIIFLIPKVHTIIYLNQKIGKESLPQILDSQILQTQDTLEEWVMTGDIRAREHFQHLWEEINSAREVWDTTIHSLDNPRLRKEWDRLQELYVSLYNVQSTIINAPRNVNDKDSVENSKANTQALIKEMISILDGVYSTAKGKRVGGIFNILATGVERSANLISTDLIALERFAYGLLIFAALLTLIVPYMTQRAISGPVEEAINIAEQIAAGERNIEINILSKDQLGKLLSSLKVMQEAIRNNEKSLRIKEEESRELFEKLVSSSRKFREHSSKVAAGDLRERLKIDEQDVLQDLGTDLNLMTDGLASITKKITKVSNDIVSMVEMVFSSANEQSEGIISQASAINEISASLEEIDKSSKQTMAKAQALREVAKNTYEQGRLGTESVEQSIVGIKASEEKMKLIAQTILDLSNHTQQIGDITSVVNMLAQQSKMLALNASIEASKAGEAGRGFAAVATEVRNLAEQSEQSTAQVQKILEDIRRTTEKAVTVTLEGEKTLDSGLKLIEKAGQIIQALSKMINDASISSQHIEASIRQEAVGIEQIVEGMNEINRTTATFSGSIKELMAFINNLDEIAKHLKDDINLYKV; encoded by the coding sequence ATGAATGCAAATAAAGGAGGGTTTGTAATTAGCATACGAGCTCGCTTATTCATTGGATTTATGGCGCTGGGCTTACCTTTATTGTTTTTAATTATCTTTTTAATTCCTAAAGTACATACCATTATTTATTTAAATCAAAAAATAGGTAAGGAAAGTTTACCGCAAATTCTGGACAGCCAAATCCTGCAAACTCAAGATACACTTGAGGAATGGGTAATGACCGGAGACATTCGAGCTCGCGAACATTTTCAGCATCTATGGGAAGAAATTAATAGTGCAAGAGAAGTATGGGATACAACGATACATTCTCTCGATAACCCTCGATTACGCAAAGAATGGGACCGATTGCAAGAATTATATGTGTCTCTTTATAACGTTCAATCAACCATAATAAATGCCCCCAGAAATGTTAACGATAAAGACAGTGTAGAAAATAGTAAAGCCAATACCCAGGCTCTTATAAAAGAAATGATTTCTATTCTGGATGGGGTTTACTCTACGGCAAAGGGAAAAAGGGTAGGCGGTATATTTAATATATTGGCAACTGGTGTTGAGCGTAGCGCAAATTTAATTAGTACTGATTTAATCGCATTAGAGCGGTTTGCTTATGGGCTATTAATTTTTGCGGCTTTATTAACTTTAATTGTTCCTTATATGACCCAAAGAGCTATATCTGGTCCAGTAGAGGAAGCAATTAATATAGCAGAACAAATTGCTGCTGGAGAACGTAATATTGAAATTAACATTCTCTCCAAAGATCAGCTAGGAAAACTGCTTTCATCGCTTAAAGTCATGCAAGAAGCCATTAGGAATAATGAAAAAAGTCTTCGCATTAAAGAGGAAGAGTCTCGAGAGTTATTTGAAAAATTAGTTAGTTCGTCGAGAAAATTTAGAGAGCATAGCAGTAAAGTTGCTGCCGGAGATTTAAGAGAGCGTCTGAAAATTGATGAGCAAGACGTTTTACAGGATTTAGGTACGGATTTAAATTTAATGACGGATGGGTTGGCTTCTATTACTAAGAAAATTACTAAGGTTAGTAATGATATTGTGAGTATGGTAGAGATGGTCTTTTCTTCAGCAAATGAACAATCAGAAGGCATTATTTCTCAAGCCTCAGCAATTAATGAAATTAGTGCCTCTTTAGAGGAAATTGATAAGAGTTCGAAGCAAACAATGGCTAAGGCGCAGGCTCTTAGAGAGGTTGCTAAAAATACGTATGAACAAGGGAGACTAGGTACTGAATCAGTAGAACAGAGCATTGTAGGTATCAAGGCTTCAGAGGAAAAAATGAAGCTTATTGCGCAAACGATTCTTGATTTAAGTAATCATACACAACAAATTGGAGATATTACTTCGGTAGTGAATATGTTAGCACAGCAATCAAAAATGCTGGCTTTGAATGCTTCGATTGAAGCATCAAAAGCAGGAGAGGCAGGAAGAGGATTTGCTGCAGTGGCAACTGAAGTCCGTAATCTTGCTGAACAATCAGAACAGTCAACAGCGCAAGTACAAAAAATTCTTGAGGATATTCGCCGCACTACCGAAAAAGCAGTCACCGTGACCCTTGAAGGAGAAAAAACGCTGGATTCAGGCTTAAAACTCATTGAAAAAGCAGGCCAGATTATCCAGGCCCTAAGTAAAATGATTAATGATGCTTCGATTTCAAGTCAGCATATTGAGGCATCCATTCGCCAAGAGGCGGTTGGTATCGAGCAAATCGTCGAAGGGATGAACGAGATTAACCGTACCACAGCAACATTTTCCGGTAGTATTAAAGAGTTGATGGCATTTATCAATAATTTGGATGAGATTGCTAAGCATCTGAAAGACGATATAAATCTTTATAAGGTATAG
- the tldD gene encoding metalloprotease TldD produces the protein MTEALTTAKEILLAPASLDESGIEKLFKSMMSHHIDDADLYFQSCSYESWYLEDSVVKSGSFSLDKGVGIRAVSGDKTGFAYCDDILLPSMLRAADAARSIALAGAKVLQPVPINAVAQSRYHGLNPIEGMSKQEKIALLEAIDKEARSIDPRVVQVNASLSGCYEVVMVADMHGKMVADVRPLVSVNVSVIVEDKNGRRESARSGGGGRVAYSYFTEKDNALSYAREAVREALVNLDAKPAPAGTMPVVLGPGWPGVLLHEAVGHGLEGDFNRKGLSAFSGRIGQQVAAPGVTVVDDGTLKDRRGSLTMDDEGTPSQCTTLIEDGVLVNYMQDKLNAKLMGMQSTGNCRRESYAHVPMPRMTNTYMLAGQHDPEEIIRSVKRGLYAVNFGGGQVDITSGQFVFSASEAYLIEDGKITAPVKGATLIGNGPDVMKKVSMIGNDLSLDRGIGVCGKDGQSVPVGVGQPTLKIDALTVGGTS, from the coding sequence ATGACAGAAGCATTAACTACAGCAAAAGAAATTCTACTGGCTCCAGCTTCTCTGGATGAAAGCGGTATTGAAAAACTCTTTAAGTCAATGATGAGTCATCATATTGATGATGCTGATTTATATTTTCAAAGTTGCAGCTACGAATCGTGGTATTTAGAAGATTCTGTAGTAAAAAGCGGTAGTTTTTCTTTGGATAAGGGTGTGGGCATCCGGGCAGTAAGTGGCGATAAAACCGGCTTTGCCTATTGTGATGATATTCTTTTGCCCTCTATGTTGCGTGCCGCCGATGCTGCCCGTTCTATTGCTTTAGCTGGGGCGAAGGTTTTACAGCCAGTTCCTATCAATGCGGTTGCGCAATCGCGTTATCATGGCTTAAATCCCATTGAAGGAATGAGTAAGCAAGAGAAAATTGCTTTACTTGAAGCGATCGATAAAGAGGCGCGTAGTATTGATCCGCGAGTAGTACAGGTTAATGCCTCATTAAGTGGCTGTTATGAAGTGGTTATGGTCGCAGACATGCATGGCAAAATGGTTGCTGATGTACGTCCCCTAGTCAGTGTGAATGTAAGTGTTATTGTGGAAGATAAAAATGGTCGCCGTGAATCAGCGCGTTCTGGCGGGGGCGGGCGTGTTGCTTATTCTTATTTCACTGAAAAAGATAATGCCTTAAGTTATGCACGTGAGGCGGTGCGTGAAGCTTTAGTTAATCTTGATGCGAAGCCTGCGCCAGCAGGGACTATGCCTGTTGTTTTAGGACCAGGCTGGCCTGGTGTGTTATTGCATGAGGCAGTGGGGCATGGTTTGGAAGGTGATTTCAATCGCAAAGGACTATCTGCGTTTTCAGGTCGTATTGGACAGCAAGTTGCAGCCCCAGGTGTTACAGTGGTTGATGATGGTACCTTAAAAGACCGACGTGGTTCTTTGACTATGGACGATGAAGGTACACCTTCTCAATGCACTACTTTGATTGAGGATGGGGTCTTAGTAAATTATATGCAAGATAAACTGAATGCCAAGTTGATGGGGATGCAATCTACAGGTAATTGCCGACGTGAATCCTATGCTCATGTACCCATGCCTAGAATGACCAATACCTATATGTTGGCTGGCCAGCATGACCCAGAGGAAATTATTCGTTCAGTCAAACGAGGCTTATATGCAGTGAACTTTGGTGGGGGACAAGTTGATATTACTTCGGGACAATTTGTTTTCTCCGCGAGTGAAGCTTACCTGATCGAAGACGGAAAGATTACTGCTCCGGTTAAAGGTGCCACCTTAATTGGTAATGGTCCTGACGTAATGAAAAAAGTTAGCATGATTGGTAATGATTTATCCTTGGACAGAGGAATTGGAGTCTGTGGTAAAGATGGTCAGTCTGTGCCTGTTGGGGTAGGGCAGCCTACGTTGAAAATCGACGCTCTAACTGTGGGTGGAACTAGTTAA
- a CDS encoding C1 family peptidase, producing MRFNKALFLSIVFSCNAFAAAPVGQKSLKYPATQKTHTLVHARLKSLQHSNLSSANDGLAAAKQLGMNNVPVLNQGDTYFDSAYASTATIDALLSRGDFISQLCLIQLGNYMDPSNKGFGFTLHHSLSRLENYGYIMKVHQKVAGCEDPNTPFINYESYNRLSRNTVAESIMWFPILNVHKSVSERVNTEKTLIEIKKAINQEQRVTMGFLAFYKDGNTLGTMGSYHEKNDTWILNASMKRDLYNFPSLYYHSVVITGYDNDAISVDDTGEKHKGLLKLRGSWGSKAGDQGDFYMSYDYFRVLVIEAQQIVRAYFD from the coding sequence ATGAGATTTAACAAAGCACTTTTTTTGAGCATAGTGTTCAGCTGTAATGCCTTTGCTGCAGCTCCTGTTGGACAGAAATCCCTAAAATATCCTGCAACCCAAAAAACACATACCTTAGTGCATGCACGTCTGAAATCATTACAGCACTCAAACTTGAGCAGTGCAAACGACGGCTTAGCAGCAGCAAAACAGTTGGGTATGAATAATGTCCCAGTTTTAAATCAAGGCGATACCTACTTTGACTCGGCATACGCAAGCACAGCAACAATTGATGCCTTATTAAGCCGGGGTGATTTTATAAGCCAACTTTGCCTTATCCAATTAGGCAATTATATGGATCCTTCGAATAAAGGCTTTGGTTTCACATTGCATCATTCATTAAGCCGACTTGAAAATTATGGATACATCATGAAGGTGCATCAAAAAGTTGCTGGATGCGAAGATCCTAATACCCCTTTTATAAACTATGAAAGCTACAACCGGCTTAGTCGCAATACGGTTGCGGAATCCATTATGTGGTTCCCTATCTTAAACGTGCATAAATCAGTGAGTGAACGAGTCAATACCGAAAAAACACTAATAGAGATCAAAAAGGCTATTAACCAAGAACAACGCGTTACTATGGGATTTTTAGCATTCTACAAAGATGGAAACACACTAGGAACTATGGGTTCTTACCATGAGAAGAATGATACTTGGATTCTTAATGCATCAATGAAGCGAGATCTCTATAACTTCCCTTCCTTGTACTACCACAGCGTAGTAATCACTGGATATGATAATGATGCGATTTCCGTAGATGATACGGGGGAAAAACATAAGGGGCTACTGAAATTACGCGGCTCTTGGGGTAGTAAAGCAGGAGATCAAGGCGATTTTTATATGTCTTATGACTATTTCCGTGTCCTAGTAATCGAAGCGCAACAAATTGTTCGCGCTTACTTTGATTAA
- a CDS encoding C1 family peptidase — translation MQLNKILMLSIALFGNAFATEIEPAGTIDYALKPAGKTQFAKPKMLKLMQFKVSSNAIEAMQQKVQATQKKSFIPSIMPEQKQLGMNGVPVLDQGYFGTCVTFANTAAIDAILGKGDYISQLCLLQLGNYKYSYTASGWAGSLNRSILSRLEDHGFVSKETQRTVGCGDLNEYPGNEDATPTSAISFDSYHKISEGLLDNKIYSAPILDAYKVMLTNEVDTQELISEIKQAINREQRVTMISLLPAIDLGIAGAVGTHHETNDTWVLSTTIERELYQYPFMAGHSMIITGYDDNATAVDDLGRVHMGLFTLRNSWGDQVGDKGDFYMSYDYFKVLGFEANQIVYDEFLSDEDDEDESDNGEVDDDEDDEEVK, via the coding sequence ATGCAGTTAAATAAAATTCTTATGTTAAGTATTGCATTATTTGGTAATGCATTTGCTACTGAAATAGAGCCTGCAGGTACTATAGATTATGCCTTAAAACCCGCCGGAAAAACTCAGTTTGCGAAACCTAAAATGCTTAAGTTAATGCAGTTTAAGGTATCCAGCAATGCCATAGAGGCAATGCAACAGAAAGTTCAAGCAACCCAAAAAAAGAGCTTTATCCCATCCATTATGCCCGAGCAAAAGCAATTAGGGATGAATGGTGTCCCAGTTCTTGATCAAGGTTATTTTGGAACGTGTGTTACCTTTGCTAATACCGCAGCAATTGACGCAATCTTAGGAAAAGGCGATTACATAAGCCAACTGTGTTTACTCCAGTTAGGAAATTATAAATATTCTTATACTGCTAGTGGTTGGGCTGGCTCGTTAAATCGCAGCATTTTAAGTAGACTTGAAGATCATGGTTTTGTCTCTAAAGAAACTCAACGTACCGTAGGCTGTGGTGATCTTAATGAATATCCGGGGAATGAAGATGCAACCCCAACCTCCGCGATTAGCTTTGATAGTTACCATAAAATCAGTGAAGGCTTACTCGATAATAAGATTTATTCCGCCCCAATTCTTGATGCTTATAAAGTAATGCTCACCAATGAGGTCGATACACAAGAGTTAATCAGTGAGATTAAACAAGCGATTAATAGAGAACAACGAGTAACCATGATTAGCTTATTACCTGCAATTGATTTAGGTATTGCAGGGGCGGTAGGCACCCATCATGAAACTAATGATACCTGGGTATTATCGACAACGATTGAGCGTGAACTCTACCAATATCCATTCATGGCTGGCCATTCAATGATCATTACCGGCTATGATGATAATGCAACTGCTGTTGATGACTTAGGTCGGGTGCATATGGGCCTATTCACCTTACGTAATTCCTGGGGAGATCAGGTTGGAGATAAAGGCGATTTTTATATGTCCTATGATTATTTTAAAGTCTTGGGCTTTGAAGCAAATCAGATCGTTTATGATGAGTTCCTTAGTGATGAAGATGATGAAGATGAGTCTGATAATGGGGAAGTAGATGATGATGAGGATGATGAAGAAGTAAAATAA
- the pdxJ gene encoding pyridoxine 5'-phosphate synthase — protein MSKLILLGVNIDHVATVRQARGTRYPDPVQAAMDAEEAGADGITLHMREDLRHIQARDVRLIKEVLQTRMNLELAVTDAMLEFAEEISPEHTCLVPEKREEITTEGGLDILTHQKTVERAVRRLQAMGSEVSLFIDPDLDQIKAAADVGAPVIELHTGCYADATHVEQQQHELERIKRAAEYAASLNLIVNAGHGLNYHNVQAIAAIKELHELNIGHAIIARALFCGMKEAVRHMRQLMLEARLYHN, from the coding sequence ATGAGTAAGTTGATTTTATTAGGTGTAAATATTGATCACGTCGCTACAGTACGACAAGCACGTGGTACCCGTTATCCGGATCCTGTACAGGCTGCCATGGATGCTGAAGAGGCCGGGGCTGATGGAATTACCTTACACATGCGTGAAGATTTACGCCACATTCAAGCACGCGATGTGCGTTTGATAAAAGAAGTATTACAAACTCGCATGAATCTTGAATTAGCAGTGACCGATGCTATGCTTGAGTTTGCAGAAGAGATTTCTCCAGAGCATACCTGTTTAGTGCCAGAAAAACGTGAGGAAATAACAACTGAAGGTGGATTGGATATTTTAACGCACCAAAAAACAGTTGAACGTGCTGTGCGACGTTTGCAGGCTATGGGCAGTGAAGTTTCTTTGTTTATTGATCCTGATCTGGACCAAATCAAAGCTGCAGCAGATGTGGGGGCTCCTGTTATCGAACTGCATACTGGATGTTATGCCGATGCAACTCATGTTGAGCAACAGCAACACGAGTTAGAACGCATTAAACGTGCAGCTGAATACGCGGCCAGCCTAAATTTAATTGTTAATGCTGGTCACGGATTAAATTATCATAATGTGCAAGCGATTGCCGCAATCAAAGAGTTACATGAACTTAACATTGGCCATGCCATTATTGCACGTGCTTTATTCTGTGGAATGAAAGAAGCAGTAAGACACATGCGCCAACTCATGCTTGAAGCGAGACTTTACCATAATTAA